Within Kutzneria chonburiensis, the genomic segment CGGCTCAGAGAACAAGGCGTGAAGCTGCGCGAGGCCCGCGACCGCGCGGACAACGCGATGGCCGAGGCGGACAAGGTCCGCAACGAGGCGTTGGCCGAGGTCAAGGCGCTGAGCGCGGAGCGGGACCGCGAGCGCGAGCGGGCCGAGACGGAGCGGTCCAAGGCCCGGCGCGCGGAGAACGACGCGGAGATCGCCCGCCAGTCGGCCCGCGAGGCCCGTCAGGCCGACGAGGTCCGGCTGGCGCTGCTGGTCGACACGCTGGACGGCGCGGTCACCGGCCTGCGCCGCGAGCTGGCCATCGGCGGCGGCCAGGGCCCGCGCCCGGCCGACATGGTGCGCGGCGCGACGGCGGCGCAGGGCACGGTCGGCCGTGTGGAGGACCCGGCGGCGCTGGACCGCCTGCTGGCCCTGCCGGCGGTGCACATGGTCGTGGACGGCTACAACGTGACCAAGACGGGCTATCCGGAGCTGCCGCTGTCCGACCAGCGCGACCGCCTGGTGCACCAGATGGCCGTGCTCGCGGCCCGAACCGGGGCCGAGGTCACGGTGGTCTTCGACGGCGCGGGCGTGGTGGCGGTGCCCTCGGCGGCCCCGCGCGGCGTGCGTGTCCTGTTCTCCGACCCGGGCGTGCTCGCCGACGACGTGATCAGGGCGTTGGTGACCGCGGAGCCCGAAGGTCGTCCTGTGGTTGTTGTCACGTCGGATCGCGCGGTGGCCGACTCCGTGCGCCGCCGCGGCGCGCACCCGGTGCCGTCGGCCGTCCTGCTGGCCCGATTGGTCCGGGTGTGAAGAGTTAACCCCGCTCGACCTGCCGATTCGCTGAACGGTCGGCCGAACGGGCCGAACGGGATTCACGCCTGGTCAACGTGGACGCCCACGGTATCGACTGTGATGCTCCGAACGAGTGAGCACGACCGTTCAACCGCCGCCACGGTCACCGCGGGTGGACGACCCGGCCCCCGTTTCGTAACCTACCCGAGACCTCGCGGCGACCAGCTGGCTGGCGTGGCCGGCGACGCGGGGTCACCGTCTGTTTCGACCTTGTCGGGGGGTCGGGCGCCCGACGGGCTCTACCTCGAAGGAGACACCACCCTCGTGGCGTCGAATCGACTCAAGTACGCAGTGCGCAGTGCCATCGCCGCCTCGGCGGTGATCAGTGTGGTCGCCCTCAACCCGGGCTCCGCCGTCGCCGACCCGCCCAAGAACCGGGACGACGCGAAGGCGCAGCTGGACGCGGCCAGCCAGGTCGCGGAGAAGGCCCAGGAAGCCTGGATGGCGGCCAAGGACGACCTGGCGGCCAAGCAGGCCGAGGTGGCCAAGGCGACCGCCGACATCCAGACGTACACCCAGCAGGCCGCGGACGCGAAGACCAAGGAGTCCCAGTACCAGGGGCAGGTCGACCAGCTGGCCTCCGCCGCGTACAGCGGCGTGCAGTTCACCCAGCTCTCCGCGCTGCTGACCGGCAAGTCCGCGCAGGACTTCCTCGACCAGTCCAGCGAGCTCCAGTTCCTGGCCCAGCAGAACGCCATCGTGATGGACGGTTACGACAACGCCATCAAGACGGCCAACAGCGCCAAGGCCAAGACCGAGGACGCGAAGAAGCGCTCCCAGGCGGCGGCCGACGCGGCCCAGGCGATCCTGGCCGACCTGGACAAGAAGAAGCAGGACGCGGACCAGGCCAAGAACAACGCCCAGGCCGCGTACAACCAGCTGGACGCGGCGGCCAAGGGCCTGCTGGCCGGGGCCGGCGACACCGGCGTGTTCCTCGGCCCGCCCGGCGCGGCCGGCACGGCCATGAACGCGGCGGTCGGCGAGCGCGGCGTGCCCTACGTGTGGGGCGGCACCACGCCGGCCGGCTTCGACTGCTCCGGCCTGACCCAGTGGGCCTACCACCAGGCCGGCGTGAACATCCCGCGCTCGGCGGCCGCGCAGTTCACCGTCGGCCGGGCCGTCTCGCTGGACAGCCTCATCCCCGGCGACCTGATCTTCTACGGCTCCAGCGCCTCCAACATCCACCACGTCTCCATGTACGTGGGCGCGGGCAAGGTGGTGCACGCGCCGACCGAGGGCGAGGTCGTGAAGATCGTGCCGATCGGCAACTCCGGTTCGGACATCTTCGGCGCCAAGCGCATCGTCGGCTGATAAGCGACGAGCTGGGACAACCACCGCGAGGCCGGCACCCCCTAGGGGTGCCGGCCTCGCGCGTTCACCCCATCGGTACCCTGCTTGCCGTGGTGGCCAACAGACTCAAACATGCTGTGCGTGGTGCGGTGGCCCTCTCGGCCGTGACGGTGGCGGTGAGCCTCAACCCGGCCGCGGCCAACGCCGATCCCACGCCGCCGGCGAACGAGCAGGACGCCCAGAAGCAGGTCGAGCAGCAGACGGCGCAGGCCGACCAGATCGGGCAGCAGTACCTCGCGGCCAAGGACGACCTCGCGGCCAAGCAGGCCGACGTGGCCAATGCGACCGCCGACATCGACAAGTACGGCAAGCAGCTGACCGACGCCCAGGCCAAGGAAGAGCAGTTCCGCGGCCAGGTCGACCAGGTTGCGGCGGCCGCCTTCGACGGTGCCCAGTTCACTCAGCTCTCGGCCCTGCTGACCGGCAAGTCCGCGCAGGACTTCCTGGACCAGTCCAGCGCGCTCCAGCTGCTGGCCCAGCAGAACTCCTCCGTGCTCGACACGTACGAGGGCGCGGTCAAGTCGGCGTCCGACGCCAAGACCAAGGCGGCCGCGGCCCAGAAGAAGGCCAAGGACGCGGCCGACGCGGCCCAGAAGATCCTGGACGACCTCCAGAACAAGAAGGACGCCGCGACCAAGGCCCTCAACGACGCCAAGGCCGCCGTGGCCAAGCTGTCCGCCGCCGCCAAGCAGTCGCTGGGCGCGGCCGGCAACATGGGCACCTTCATCGGCCCGGCCGGCGCGGCCGGCACCGCCATGCAGGCGGCGCTGAGCCAGCGCGGCGTGATGTACCAGTGGGGCGGCGAGACGCCGGGTCCGGGTGGCGGCTTTGACTGCTCCGGCCTGATGCAGTGGGCCTGGGGCCAGGCCGGCATCAGCCTCCCGCGTTCGGCGGCCGCCCAGTACGGCCCGGGCAAGTCGGTGGCCAAGGGCGACTTGCAGGCCGGCGACGTGGTGTTCTTCGGGAGCACGGCGTCGAACATCTACCACGTGGGCATGATGGTCAGCTCGACGGAGTTCGTGCACGCCCCGACGCAGGGCCAGCCGGTGAAGGTTCAGCCGCTGTCGGTCATGTCGGACTACTTCGGTGCCAAGCGATACGTGGGCTGAGGTCTAGCATCGGGCTCCATGACCGGAGCGGCCCGGTTCAGGGCTTGGCTGGTCGCGGCGATCGCCGCGACGCTGCTCGGTGGTGTGGTGCTGCTCGTTGGGCAGCCCGCCACTGGGCCGCTGCCCACTGCCCCGCTCAAGGGCGGTCCGGCGGGCCAGGGTGCGCCGCTGGCCCAGACCGGCGACGCCGCCGTGACGGCTCTGCTGCGCAGCCGTGCATCGGCCATCCTGCACCGGGACCGCGACGCCTTCCTGGCCGAGATCGATCCGAGGGCGACGCCGCAGTTCCGTGACGCCCAGGAGGCGAT encodes:
- a CDS encoding NYN domain-containing protein, producing MSASAEADEPGQGPELSAVDGGDDQSTVDWSALPDPVRSRLAEISADAVGVLARVDIPQQVKAVARFAPAKRARLGASALIAGLRDVHAFRTAVVEWCREHRPAALDSTSPDPVAAAAASVLLGEPTAVHFVELVTRRVGEAHLRAERDAAVLKAQRADAELKRVREELDANQGAEAKVLQERDAELERLRKRLREQGVKLREARDRADNAMAEADKVRNEALAEVKALSAERDRERERAETERSKARRAENDAEIARQSAREARQADEVRLALLVDTLDGAVTGLRRELAIGGGQGPRPADMVRGATAAQGTVGRVEDPAALDRLLALPAVHMVVDGYNVTKTGYPELPLSDQRDRLVHQMAVLAARTGAEVTVVFDGAGVVAVPSAAPRGVRVLFSDPGVLADDVIRALVTAEPEGRPVVVVTSDRAVADSVRRRGAHPVPSAVLLARLVRV
- a CDS encoding C40 family peptidase, giving the protein MASNRLKYAVRSAIAASAVISVVALNPGSAVADPPKNRDDAKAQLDAASQVAEKAQEAWMAAKDDLAAKQAEVAKATADIQTYTQQAADAKTKESQYQGQVDQLASAAYSGVQFTQLSALLTGKSAQDFLDQSSELQFLAQQNAIVMDGYDNAIKTANSAKAKTEDAKKRSQAAADAAQAILADLDKKKQDADQAKNNAQAAYNQLDAAAKGLLAGAGDTGVFLGPPGAAGTAMNAAVGERGVPYVWGGTTPAGFDCSGLTQWAYHQAGVNIPRSAAAQFTVGRAVSLDSLIPGDLIFYGSSASNIHHVSMYVGAGKVVHAPTEGEVVKIVPIGNSGSDIFGAKRIVG
- a CDS encoding NlpC/P60 family protein — protein: MVANRLKHAVRGAVALSAVTVAVSLNPAAANADPTPPANEQDAQKQVEQQTAQADQIGQQYLAAKDDLAAKQADVANATADIDKYGKQLTDAQAKEEQFRGQVDQVAAAAFDGAQFTQLSALLTGKSAQDFLDQSSALQLLAQQNSSVLDTYEGAVKSASDAKTKAAAAQKKAKDAADAAQKILDDLQNKKDAATKALNDAKAAVAKLSAAAKQSLGAAGNMGTFIGPAGAAGTAMQAALSQRGVMYQWGGETPGPGGGFDCSGLMQWAWGQAGISLPRSAAAQYGPGKSVAKGDLQAGDVVFFGSTASNIYHVGMMVSSTEFVHAPTQGQPVKVQPLSVMSDYFGAKRYVG